A DNA window from Siniperca chuatsi isolate FFG_IHB_CAS linkage group LG6, ASM2008510v1, whole genome shotgun sequence contains the following coding sequences:
- the ptgs2b gene encoding prostaglandin G/H synthase 2, whose product MNRHTFAVFLLALGFLVCEGGNPCCSDPCQNRGVCTTLGTDNYECDCTRTGYYGQNCTEPEFLTWVKISLKPSPNTIHYLLTHFKGFWNIVNNISFLRDAIMRYVLTSRAHLIDSPPTFNADYGYKSWEAYSNLSYYTRTLPPVPEDCPTPMGVVGKKELPDAKLLVEKLLMRRQFIPDPQGTSLMFAFFAQHFTHQFFKSDMKKGPAFTVAQGHGVDLNHIYGDNLERQRKLRLFKDGKLKYQILDGEVYPPTVKEVGADMHYPPHVPDSHRFAVGHEAFGLVPGLMMYATIWLREHNRVCDVLKEVHPDWDDERLFQTTRLILIGETIKIVIEDYVQHLSGYHFKLKFDPELLFNQRFQYQNRISSEFNTLYHWHPLMPDTFHIEEKDYSYKQFVFNTSVVTEHGISNLVESFTNQIAGRVAGGRNVPGPIMYVAIKSIENSRQMRYQSLNAYRKRFSMKPYSSFEDMTGEKEMAAVLEEMYGHIDAVELYPGLLVEKPRPNAIFGETMVEMGAPFSLKGLMGNPICSPEYWKPSTFGGSVGFDIINTASLQSLVCSNVRGPCPVASFHVPDVKETGSMIINSSTSHSRSSDINPTVILKERATEL is encoded by the exons atgaacagacacacatttgCGGTTTTCCTCTTGGCACTGGGGTTTCTTGTCTGCGAAGGGG GTAACCCATGTTGCTCAGACCCATGCCAGAACAGGGGCGTTTGCACAACGCTTGGAACAGATAATTATGAGTGTGACTGCACTCGCACAGGATATTATGGACAAAACTGCACAGAAC CTGAGTTCCTCACCTGGGTCAAAATCTCCCTGAAGCCATCGCCCAACACCATCCACTACCTTCTCACCCACTTCAAGGGCTTCTGGAACATCGTCAACAACATCTCATTTCTCAGAGATGCCATCATGAGATATGTGCTGACAT cCCGAGCCCACTTGATTGATAGTCCTCCAACTTTCAATGCGGATTATGGTTACAAAAGCTGGGAAGCCTATTCCAACCTTTCCTACTATACACGCACCCTTCCCCCTGTGCCAGAGGATTGCCCAACCCCTATGGGAGTAGTAG GTAAAAAAGAGTTACCTGATGCTAAGCTACTGGTTGAGAAGCTTCTGATGAGAAGACAGTTCATCCCAGACCCACAGGGCACCAGCCTGATGTTTGCATTCTTCGCACAGCATTTCACCCACCAGTTCTTCAAATCTGATATGAAGAAAGGACCTGCTTTTACTGTTGCTCAAGGTCATGGG gTGGACCTCAACCACATTTATGGAGACAACCTGGAGAGGCAACGCAAACTCAGACTCTTCAAGGATGGCAAGCTTAAATATCAG ATCCTGGATGGAGAGGTTTACCCCCCAACAGTAAAGGAAGTGGGCGCTGACATGCACTACCCTCCTCATGTTCCTGACTCTCACCGCTTCGCTGTGGGCCATGAGGCGTTTGGCCTGGTCCCCGGCCTGATGATGTACGCCACCATATGGCTACGGGAACACAATCGGGTGTGTGATGTGTTGAAGGAGGTCCACCCTGACTGGGACGATGAAAGGCTCTTCCAGACCACTCGGCTCATTCTGATTG GAGAGACCATCAAGATTGTGATCGAGGACTACGTGCAGCACCTGAGCGGCTATCACTTCAAGCTCAAGTTTGACCCCGAGCTGCTGTTCAACCAGCGCTTCCAGTACCAGAACCGCATTTCATCCGAGTTCAACACCCTGTACCACTGGCACCCACTGATGCCTGATACTTTCCACATTGAGGAGAAGGATTACAGCTATAAACAGTTTGTCTTCAACACCTCTGTAGTGACTGAGCACGGCATCAGCAACCTTGTGGAGTCGTTTACCAATCAGATTGCTGGACGG GTTGCTGGTGGCCGAAATGTCCCAGGACCTATCATGTACGTGGCCATTAAGTCCATtgaaaacagcagacagatgcGCTACCAGTCTCTGAACGCATACAGGAAACGATTCTCCATGAAGCCCTACAGCTCTTTTGAAGACATGACAG gagagaaagagatggccGCAGTGCTCGAGGAGATGTATGGACACATCGATGCTGTGGAGCTCTACCCGGGTCTGTTGGTGGAGAAACCCAGGCCTAATGCCATCTTTGGGGAGACCATGGTGGAGATGGGGGCCCCTTTCTCCCTCAAAGGCTTAATGGGAAACCCCATCTGCTCCCCGGAGTACTGGAAGCCCAGCACATTCGGAGGCAGCGTGGGCTTCGACATCATCAACACCGCCTCCCTGCAGAGCCTCGTATGCAGTAACGTCCGGGGCCCCTGTCCCGTGGCATCCTTTCATGTGCCCGACGTTAAAGAGACGGGTTCCATGATCATCAATTCAAGCACATCCCATTCACGCAGCAGTGATATCAACCCCACAGTCATTTTGAAAGAAAGGGCTACTGAGCTctaa